Proteins from a genomic interval of Nocardia sp. BMG51109:
- the nuoE gene encoding NADH-quinone oxidoreductase subunit NuoE produces MSSAVPLHLSARPVPYPREVHDRLEVEAKQIVDCYPQPRSALLPLLHLVQSVEGYVSGTGIEFCAEQLGLTGAEVTAVATFYSMYRRTPTGDYHVGVCTNTLCAVLGGDEIFAELKRHLGIQHGETTADGAVTLEHIECNAACDYAPVLMVNWEFFDNQTPGSARALVDALRGGEQVTGTRSGAPLCTFRDTARLLAGFPDERPGANDGEPGPATLAGLRIAHRLNGQGAEAVPEQPLHQPNSEAAPGGAAGTEQDGGR; encoded by the coding sequence ATGAGTTCAGCAGTGCCGCTGCACCTCTCGGCGCGCCCCGTCCCGTATCCGAGGGAGGTGCACGACCGGCTCGAGGTGGAGGCCAAGCAGATCGTCGACTGCTATCCGCAGCCGCGCTCGGCCCTGCTGCCGCTGCTGCACCTGGTGCAGAGCGTGGAGGGCTACGTCTCCGGCACCGGCATCGAATTCTGCGCCGAGCAGCTGGGGTTGACCGGCGCCGAGGTGACGGCCGTCGCCACCTTCTATTCGATGTACCGCCGCACCCCGACCGGCGACTACCACGTGGGCGTGTGCACCAACACGCTGTGCGCGGTCCTGGGCGGCGACGAGATCTTCGCGGAACTGAAGCGCCACCTGGGTATTCAGCACGGCGAGACCACCGCCGACGGCGCCGTGACGCTCGAGCACATCGAATGCAATGCCGCCTGCGACTACGCGCCGGTGCTGATGGTGAACTGGGAATTCTTCGACAACCAGACACCCGGATCGGCACGCGCGCTGGTCGACGCGCTGCGCGGCGGCGAGCAGGTCACCGGAACCCGCAGCGGCGCACCGCTGTGCACGTTCCGCGACACCGCCCGCCTGCTGGCCGGATTCCCGGACGAGCGCCCGGGCGCCAACGACGGCGAGCCCGGCCCCGCGACGCTGGCCGGACTGCGTATCGCGCACCGCCTGAACGGTCAGGGGGCGGAGGCTGTCCCCGAACAGCCGCTGCACCAACCGAATTCCGAGGCCGCCCCGGGCGGCGCGGCCGGCACCGAGCAGGACGGTGGGCGATGA
- a CDS encoding NADH-quinone oxidoreductase subunit G has translation MTATVSSNSSDIVPEDLVSVTIDGTTVSVPTGTLLIRAAELIGIQIPRFCDHPLLDPVGACRQCLVEVEGQRKPVASCTMAVTDGMVAHTQLSSPAAAKAQEGVMELLLINHPLDCPVCDKGGECPLQNQAMSSGRAESRFEGVKRTYPKPIPLSSAVLLDRERCVLCARCTRFAQQVAGDPFIELMDRGALEQVGIGGCAPDTTGRSASSAPDTMGRSASSAPDTMGRSASSAPDTMGRSASSAPDGEPFNSYFSGNTVQICPVGALTGTAYRFRARPFDLVSSPAVCEHCASGCAQRTDHRRGKVLRRLAGDDPQVNEEWNCDKGRWAFTYATEPDRLTTPLVRGWDGTLAPASWSEALARAAEGLAAARGNAGVLVGGRATLEDAYAYAKFARIALGTNDIDFRARAHSAEEAQFLAARVAGRGMTVDYAALETAPVVLLAGFEPEEESPIVYLRLRKAARKRGLRVYSVAPYASRGLERMAGTLLPTAPGREAHVLDTLADLRPPERPAQDLPDDQVSELTRLLRRPGAVILAGERLATASGALSAAVRLADSTRATLSWVPRRAGERGAIEAGALPGLLPGGRPVGDARARQQLRTAWNVDELPGAAGRDTTEILAAAQQLGALVIGGVEPPDLPDPRAALDALDAARFVVSLELRRGAITDRADVVFPVASTMEKAGTFLTWEGRTRQFDAALADPTVRRAAAPLADHRVLHAVADEMGIRLGLPDVTSARAELADLGGWDGEPSPAPAHPPEPAPQPAPGTAVLAGWRMLLDNGRMQDGEPNLAGTARPPIVRMSRDTAAEIDATTGDPVRVSTDHGHITLPLEITAMPDRVVWLPLNSPGSVVYEQLATIPGHLVRIRREDHRE, from the coding sequence ATGACAGCCACCGTCAGTAGCAACAGCAGCGACATCGTGCCGGAGGATCTGGTGAGCGTCACCATCGACGGCACCACCGTCAGCGTGCCCACCGGCACCCTGCTCATCCGGGCGGCCGAACTGATCGGGATCCAGATTCCGCGCTTCTGTGATCATCCGCTGCTCGATCCGGTCGGCGCCTGCCGCCAATGCCTGGTCGAGGTGGAGGGACAGCGCAAGCCGGTGGCCTCGTGCACGATGGCCGTCACCGACGGCATGGTCGCGCATACCCAGCTCAGCTCCCCCGCCGCCGCCAAGGCGCAGGAAGGGGTGATGGAGCTGCTGCTGATCAACCATCCCCTCGACTGCCCGGTATGCGACAAGGGTGGCGAATGCCCGCTGCAGAACCAGGCGATGTCCAGCGGCCGCGCCGAATCGCGGTTCGAGGGCGTGAAACGCACGTATCCCAAGCCGATTCCGCTGTCGTCGGCCGTCCTGCTGGACCGGGAGCGCTGCGTGCTGTGCGCGCGCTGCACCCGGTTCGCTCAGCAGGTCGCGGGCGACCCGTTCATCGAGCTGATGGATCGCGGTGCGCTGGAGCAGGTCGGCATCGGCGGCTGCGCTCCCGACACCACGGGGCGCTCCGCAAGCTCCGCTCCCGACACCATGGGGCGCTCCGCAAGCTCCGCTCCCGACACCATGGGGCGCTCCGCAAGCTCCGCTCCCGACACCATGGGGCGCTCCGCAAGCTCCGCTCCCGACGGCGAGCCGTTCAATTCCTACTTCTCCGGCAACACCGTCCAGATCTGCCCGGTCGGCGCGCTCACCGGCACCGCCTACCGGTTCCGGGCCCGCCCGTTCGACCTGGTCTCCAGCCCCGCCGTCTGCGAACACTGCGCCTCCGGCTGCGCGCAGCGCACCGACCACCGCCGCGGAAAGGTGTTGCGGCGCTTGGCCGGTGACGACCCGCAGGTCAACGAGGAGTGGAACTGCGACAAGGGCCGGTGGGCGTTCACCTATGCCACCGAGCCCGACCGGCTGACGACGCCGCTCGTGCGCGGCTGGGACGGCACCCTCGCGCCCGCCTCCTGGTCGGAGGCGCTGGCCCGGGCGGCCGAGGGGCTCGCGGCCGCCCGCGGCAACGCGGGGGTGCTGGTCGGCGGCCGCGCCACCCTGGAGGACGCTTACGCCTACGCCAAGTTCGCGCGGATCGCGCTGGGCACCAACGATATCGACTTCCGCGCCCGCGCCCATTCCGCGGAGGAGGCGCAGTTCCTCGCCGCCCGCGTCGCCGGACGAGGCATGACCGTCGACTACGCCGCGCTGGAGACGGCTCCGGTGGTGCTGCTGGCCGGGTTCGAGCCGGAAGAGGAGTCGCCGATCGTCTACCTGCGGCTGCGCAAGGCGGCCCGCAAGCGCGGGCTGCGGGTGTATTCCGTTGCGCCCTATGCCTCTCGCGGCCTCGAGCGGATGGCGGGAACGCTGCTGCCGACCGCGCCCGGCCGGGAGGCGCACGTGCTGGACACCCTCGCGGACCTGCGGCCGCCCGAGCGGCCCGCGCAGGACCTCCCCGACGACCAGGTCTCGGAACTCACCAGGCTGCTTCGCCGGCCCGGCGCGGTCATCCTGGCGGGCGAACGCCTCGCCACCGCGTCCGGCGCCCTCTCCGCGGCGGTTCGCCTGGCCGACAGCACCCGAGCCACGCTCTCCTGGGTCCCCCGCCGCGCCGGTGAGCGCGGCGCGATCGAGGCGGGCGCCCTCCCCGGCCTGCTCCCGGGCGGGCGCCCCGTCGGTGATGCCCGTGCCCGCCAGCAGCTCCGCACCGCCTGGAACGTCGACGAGCTGCCCGGCGCCGCCGGCCGTGACACCACCGAAATCCTCGCCGCCGCACAGCAGCTCGGCGCCCTGGTGATCGGCGGCGTCGAACCGCCGGACCTGCCCGATCCGCGGGCCGCGCTCGACGCGCTGGACGCCGCGCGCTTCGTGGTCAGCCTGGAACTGCGGCGCGGCGCGATCACCGACCGCGCCGACGTCGTGTTCCCGGTGGCGTCGACGATGGAGAAAGCGGGCACCTTCCTCACCTGGGAGGGCCGCACCCGCCAGTTCGACGCCGCGCTCGCCGATCCGACCGTCCGCCGCGCGGCGGCGCCGCTGGCCGACCACCGGGTGCTGCACGCCGTCGCCGACGAGATGGGTATCCGGCTCGGCCTGCCCGACGTCACCTCCGCGCGAGCCGAACTCGCCGACCTGGGCGGGTGGGACGGCGAACCGAGCCCCGCGCCCGCACACCCGCCCGAACCCGCGCCGCAGCCCGCTCCCGGCACGGCGGTCCTGGCCGGCTGGCGGATGCTGCTCGACAACGGCCGCATGCAGGACGGCGAACCGAACCTGGCGGGCACCGCGCGTCCCCCGATCGTGCGCATGTCCCGCGACACCGCCGCCGAAATCGACGCCACCACAGGCGATCCGGTGCGGGTGAGCACCGACCACGGCCACATCACGCTGCCGCTGGAGATCACCGCGATGCCCGATCGGGTGGTGTGGCTGCCGCTGAACTCTCCCGGGTCCGTGGTGTACGAGCAGCTCGCCACCATCCCCGGACACCTCGTGCGCATCCGACGGGAGGACCACCGTGAGTGA
- a CDS encoding GAF and ANTAR domain-containing protein, with amino-acid sequence MSRFEYLTERFLAATRAGGGGVAGACAACVRVLPVQRAAIVIDEQHAGVQPWGTSDEVAAGVEAVQATAGEGPAVEAVATGVPVPVADLAAGCERWPGFTEALSRTQARGAMIAVPLQLGDIRFGALDLYRDVPGRLDPQTVSAGLHVADLITAQLISARRSGADFMADDTHWPEEPDTRRLEQPDTRWLEQPLASRAIHQAAGMVVAQSGIGIPDAYARLRAYAFGRELSLAEVAESVVARRIRFDGE; translated from the coding sequence GTGTCACGGTTCGAATACCTGACCGAGCGATTTCTGGCGGCGACACGGGCCGGCGGTGGCGGCGTCGCCGGTGCCTGCGCGGCGTGTGTGCGGGTGCTACCGGTGCAGCGCGCCGCGATCGTCATCGATGAGCAGCACGCCGGGGTGCAGCCCTGGGGCACCAGCGACGAGGTGGCCGCCGGGGTGGAGGCGGTGCAGGCGACCGCGGGGGAGGGCCCGGCGGTCGAGGCGGTGGCCACGGGCGTTCCGGTTCCGGTGGCCGATCTGGCCGCGGGCTGCGAGCGGTGGCCCGGATTCACCGAGGCGCTGTCGCGCACCCAGGCGAGGGGGGCGATGATCGCGGTGCCGTTGCAGCTGGGCGATATTCGGTTCGGCGCCCTGGACCTCTACCGGGACGTACCCGGCCGGCTCGATCCGCAGACGGTGTCGGCGGGCTTGCACGTGGCCGATCTGATCACCGCGCAACTGATTTCGGCCCGGCGCTCCGGCGCGGATTTCATGGCCGACGACACCCACTGGCCGGAAGAGCCGGATACCCGCCGGCTGGAGCAGCCCGACACCCGCTGGCTGGAGCAGCCGCTGGCCAGCCGGGCCATTCACCAGGCGGCGGGAATGGTGGTGGCGCAGTCGGGGATCGGCATACCGGATGCCTACGCGCGGTTGCGCGCCTACGCGTTCGGGCGGGAGCTGTCGCTGGCGGAGGTCGCGGAGTCGGTGGTGGCGCGGCGGATTCGATTCGACGGCGAATGA
- a CDS encoding NADH-quinone oxidoreductase subunit C, whose translation MTTDSPRGPGEPPAAAPDHDEAQLAEEDQRARPADEVIGVRKGMFGVRGTGDTSGYGRLVRTVSLPGSTPPPYGGYFDEVVARLLDALAADGFAESIEKIVVFRDELTLHVRREQLPRVAQALRDEAALRFELCLGVSGVHYPDDTGRELHAVYPLMSITHNRRLRLEVSAPDADPHIPSLYPVYPTTDWHERETYDFFGILFDGHPALTRITMPDDWRGHPQRKDYPLGGIPVEYKGARIPAPDQRRAYS comes from the coding sequence ATGACGACGGATTCCCCCCGAGGCCCCGGCGAACCACCCGCGGCCGCCCCCGACCACGACGAGGCGCAACTGGCGGAGGAAGACCAGCGCGCCCGCCCGGCCGACGAGGTGATCGGCGTGCGCAAGGGCATGTTCGGTGTCCGCGGGACCGGCGACACCTCCGGCTACGGCCGCCTGGTACGCACGGTCAGCCTGCCCGGCAGCACCCCGCCCCCGTACGGGGGCTATTTCGACGAGGTGGTCGCCCGGCTCCTGGATGCGCTGGCCGCCGACGGATTCGCCGAATCGATCGAGAAGATCGTCGTGTTCCGCGACGAACTCACCCTGCACGTGCGCCGCGAGCAGTTGCCCCGCGTCGCCCAGGCGCTGCGCGACGAGGCCGCGCTGCGCTTCGAACTGTGCCTGGGCGTCAGCGGCGTGCACTACCCCGACGACACGGGCCGCGAACTGCACGCGGTCTACCCGCTCATGTCGATCACGCACAACCGGCGGCTGCGGCTGGAGGTGTCGGCACCCGACGCCGACCCGCACATCCCCTCGCTGTACCCCGTCTACCCCACCACGGACTGGCACGAGCGGGAAACCTACGACTTCTTCGGCATCCTGTTCGACGGCCACCCCGCGCTGACCCGGATCACGATGCCCGACGACTGGCGCGGGCACCCCCAGCGCAAGGACTACCCGCTCGGCGGGATCCCGGTCGAATACAAGGGCGCCCGCATCCCGGCACCCGACCAGCGGAGGGCCTACAGCTGA
- the nuoF gene encoding NADH-quinone oxidoreductase subunit NuoF translates to MSLAPVLTRYWDEPQSWTLETYRRHDGYRALPKALRMQPDEVIATVKDAGLRGRGGAGFPTGMKWGFIPQGPGPDGIEKPHYLVVNADESEPGTCKDIPLMLATPHVLVEGVIIAAYAIRASHAFIYVRGEVLPVLRRLRAAVQEAYDAGCLGHDILGSGYDLELIVHAGAGAYICGEETALLDSLEGRRGQPRLRPPFPAVAGLYACPTVVNNVESIASVPSIIGNGVDWFRSMGTEKSPGFTLYSLSGHVTRPGQYEAPLGTTLRELLTYAGGVRAGHTLKFWTPGGSSTPLLTDDHLDVPLDYENVSAAGSMLGTKALQIFDDTTCVVRAVLRWTEFYAHESCGKCTPCREGTYWLVQLLERLEQGHGTEADLDKLLDIADNINGKSFCALGDGAASPIVSSLEYFRAEYETHLRLGGCPFDPAHCTAWSQTRTAPGIETAGGVR, encoded by the coding sequence ATGAGTCTCGCACCCGTTCTCACCCGCTACTGGGACGAGCCGCAGTCGTGGACCTTGGAGACCTACCGGCGCCACGACGGCTACCGCGCCCTGCCGAAGGCGCTGCGGATGCAGCCCGACGAGGTGATCGCCACGGTCAAGGACGCGGGCCTGCGCGGCCGCGGCGGCGCGGGCTTCCCGACCGGCATGAAATGGGGCTTCATACCGCAGGGGCCGGGCCCGGACGGCATCGAGAAACCGCATTACCTGGTGGTGAATGCCGACGAGTCGGAACCGGGTACCTGCAAGGACATTCCGCTCATGCTCGCCACGCCGCACGTCCTCGTCGAGGGCGTCATCATCGCGGCCTACGCCATCCGTGCCTCGCACGCCTTCATCTACGTGCGCGGCGAGGTGCTGCCGGTGCTGCGGCGCCTGCGGGCGGCGGTCCAGGAGGCATACGACGCGGGCTGTCTCGGGCACGACATCCTCGGCTCGGGATACGACCTGGAGCTGATCGTGCACGCCGGGGCGGGCGCCTACATCTGCGGTGAGGAGACGGCGCTGCTCGACTCGCTGGAGGGCCGCCGCGGCCAGCCCCGGCTGCGCCCGCCGTTCCCGGCGGTCGCCGGGTTGTACGCGTGCCCGACGGTCGTCAACAACGTGGAATCCATCGCCAGCGTGCCGTCCATCATCGGCAACGGCGTCGACTGGTTCCGGTCCATGGGCACCGAGAAATCGCCGGGCTTCACGCTGTATTCGCTGTCGGGCCACGTCACGCGGCCGGGCCAGTACGAGGCACCGCTCGGCACCACCCTGCGTGAGCTGCTGACCTACGCGGGCGGCGTGCGGGCCGGGCACACCCTCAAGTTCTGGACGCCGGGCGGCTCGTCGACACCGCTGCTCACCGATGACCACCTGGACGTCCCGCTCGACTACGAGAACGTGTCCGCGGCCGGATCCATGCTGGGCACCAAGGCATTACAGATCTTCGACGACACCACCTGCGTGGTGCGCGCCGTCCTGCGCTGGACCGAGTTCTACGCGCACGAGTCCTGCGGCAAGTGCACGCCGTGCCGGGAGGGCACCTACTGGCTGGTGCAACTGCTGGAGCGGCTCGAACAAGGCCACGGCACCGAGGCCGATCTCGACAAGCTGCTCGATATCGCCGACAACATCAACGGTAAGTCGTTCTGCGCGCTCGGCGACGGCGCCGCCAGCCCGATCGTGTCCTCGCTGGAGTACTTCCGCGCCGAGTACGAGACGCACCTGCGGCTCGGCGGGTGCCCGTTCGATCCGGCCCACTGCACCGCGTGGTCGCAGACCCGCACCGCACCGGGCATCGAGACCGCCGGAGGAGTCCGATGA
- a CDS encoding NADH-quinone oxidoreductase subunit B family protein: MGLEEKLPSGFLLSTVEQFAGFMRKGSLWPATFGLACCAIEMMATGGGRFDSARFGMEVFRASPRQADLMIVAGRVSQKMAPVLRQVYDQMTEPKWVLAMGVCASSGGMFNNYAVVQGVDHVVPVDIYLPGCPPRPEMLLHAILKLHEKIQEMPLGVNREEAARAAEQAALSVTPTIQMTGLLR, encoded by the coding sequence ATGGGTCTCGAGGAGAAACTGCCCAGCGGATTCCTGCTGAGCACGGTCGAACAGTTCGCCGGTTTCATGCGCAAGGGCTCGCTGTGGCCCGCGACATTCGGCCTGGCCTGCTGCGCGATCGAGATGATGGCCACCGGCGGCGGGCGGTTCGACAGCGCCCGCTTCGGCATGGAGGTCTTCCGCGCCTCACCGCGCCAGGCCGATCTGATGATCGTCGCCGGCCGGGTGAGCCAGAAGATGGCCCCGGTGCTGCGCCAGGTCTACGACCAGATGACCGAACCGAAATGGGTGCTGGCGATGGGCGTCTGCGCCTCCTCCGGCGGCATGTTCAACAACTACGCCGTCGTGCAGGGCGTGGATCACGTTGTGCCCGTGGACATCTACCTGCCCGGGTGTCCGCCCCGGCCGGAGATGCTGTTGCACGCGATCTTGAAGCTGCACGAGAAGATCCAGGAGATGCCGCTCGGGGTGAACCGCGAGGAGGCCGCGCGTGCCGCCGAACAGGCCGCGCTCTCGGTCACCCCGACCATCCAGATGACGGGACTGCTGCGATGA
- a CDS encoding NADH-quinone oxidoreductase subunit D — protein sequence MNDIDTRRNDPTPENHTAAPPEQVVTVAGQDWDDVREALGGAAEERIVVNMGPQHPSTHGVLRLILEIEGETVTEARCGVGYLHTGIEKNLEFRNWVQGVTFVTRMDYLSPFFNETAYCLGVEKLLDITDAIPERATVIRVLLMELNRISSHLVALATGGMELGALTPMLFGFRERELILDVFETITGLRMNHAYIRPGGVAQDLPDDGVQKVRDLLALLPKRLRDMELLLNENPIWKARTRDVGYLDLTGCMALGITGPVLRATGLPHDLRKSQPYCGYETYEFDVMTDTGCDCYGRYLIRVNEMKESVKIVEQCLDKLRPGPVMVEDKKIAWPADLQLGPDGLGNSPQHIGKIMGTSMEALIHHFKLVTEGMRVPAGQVYTAVESPRGELGVHMVSDGGTRPFRVHYRDPSFTNLQAVAAMCEGGMVADVIASVASIDPVMGGVDR from the coding sequence ATGAACGACATCGACACCCGGCGCAACGACCCCACGCCGGAGAACCACACCGCCGCACCGCCCGAGCAGGTGGTCACGGTCGCGGGCCAGGACTGGGACGACGTGCGCGAGGCCCTCGGCGGGGCGGCCGAGGAACGCATCGTGGTCAACATGGGCCCGCAGCATCCGTCCACCCACGGCGTGCTGCGGCTGATCCTGGAGATCGAGGGCGAGACGGTCACCGAGGCCCGCTGCGGCGTCGGCTACCTGCACACCGGTATCGAGAAGAATCTCGAGTTCCGCAACTGGGTGCAGGGCGTCACCTTCGTGACCCGGATGGACTACCTGTCGCCGTTCTTCAACGAGACGGCCTACTGCCTGGGCGTGGAGAAGCTGCTCGACATCACCGACGCGATTCCCGAGCGCGCCACCGTGATCCGGGTGCTGCTGATGGAGCTCAACCGCATCTCCTCGCATCTGGTGGCGCTGGCCACCGGCGGCATGGAACTGGGCGCGCTGACGCCGATGCTGTTCGGTTTCCGCGAGCGCGAACTGATTCTCGACGTCTTCGAGACGATCACGGGCCTGCGGATGAACCACGCCTACATCCGCCCCGGCGGCGTCGCCCAGGATCTGCCCGACGACGGCGTGCAGAAGGTACGCGATCTGCTGGCGCTGCTGCCGAAGCGGCTGCGCGACATGGAGCTGTTGCTCAACGAGAACCCGATCTGGAAGGCCCGCACCCGCGACGTCGGCTATCTCGACCTGACCGGCTGCATGGCGCTGGGCATCACCGGCCCGGTGCTGCGCGCCACCGGCCTGCCGCACGACCTGCGCAAGTCGCAGCCCTACTGCGGGTACGAGACCTACGAATTCGACGTCATGACCGACACCGGCTGCGATTGCTACGGCCGTTACCTCATCCGGGTGAACGAGATGAAGGAGTCGGTCAAGATCGTCGAGCAGTGCCTGGACAAGCTGCGCCCGGGCCCGGTCATGGTGGAGGACAAGAAGATCGCCTGGCCGGCCGATCTGCAGTTGGGCCCGGACGGGCTGGGCAACTCGCCGCAGCACATCGGCAAGATCATGGGCACCTCGATGGAGGCGCTGATCCATCACTTCAAGCTCGTCACCGAGGGCATGCGGGTACCGGCGGGCCAGGTGTACACGGCGGTGGAGTCGCCGCGCGGCGAGCTCGGCGTGCACATGGTCAGCGACGGCGGCACCCGGCCGTTCCGGGTGCACTACCGCGATCCCTCGTTCACGAATCTGCAAGCCGTGGCGGCGATGTGCGAGGGCGGCATGGTCGCCGACGTGATCGCCTCCGTCGCCAGCATCGACCCGGTGATGGGCGGTGTCGACCGATGA
- a CDS encoding response regulator transcription factor — translation MRNVADANLPAVVRVLVYSSDSDTRRQVIQALGKHPRPDLPPFEYLEIATAPVVVEQMDAGGIDLAVLDGEAAPAGGMGLAKQLKDELDDCPPILVLTGRADDAWLANWSRAEGTASHPIDPFQLTEAVAGVLQHRTAV, via the coding sequence ATGCGGAATGTGGCCGATGCGAACCTTCCCGCCGTGGTGCGGGTTCTCGTGTACTCGAGCGATTCCGACACCCGCCGCCAGGTGATCCAGGCGCTCGGCAAGCACCCCCGGCCGGACCTGCCGCCGTTCGAGTACCTGGAGATCGCCACCGCGCCCGTGGTCGTCGAGCAGATGGACGCCGGCGGTATCGATCTGGCCGTGCTCGACGGCGAGGCGGCGCCCGCGGGCGGCATGGGCCTGGCCAAGCAGCTGAAGGACGAACTCGACGACTGCCCGCCGATCCTGGTGCTCACCGGCCGCGCCGACGACGCCTGGCTGGCGAACTGGTCGCGGGCCGAGGGCACGGCCTCGCATCCGATCGATCCCTTCCAGCTGACCGAGGCCGTCGCGGGGGTGCTCCAGCACCGCACCGCCGTCTGA
- a CDS encoding GAF and ANTAR domain-containing protein: MESALDDERSLLAALVAAVGMLADDFDVIEMAQQLVDACPGVTGATGAGLFLADHRGDLHLLASTTEEPALLDLLQVAALDGPARHTARTGLPTAVPDLRDTKHRFPEFCERALDLGHRSAVALPLRRAFGIGALTLLAPATLDGARCRAGQTLADMAGIGIVQHAVSPRALPPGLPAALQARIVVEQAKGVLAERGRIEMAEAFVRLRGHARETGRQLAELAAAVVDGSADTDAILA, encoded by the coding sequence ATGGAGTCGGCACTCGACGACGAACGGTCGCTGCTGGCCGCTCTCGTCGCCGCCGTCGGCATGCTGGCCGATGATTTCGACGTGATCGAGATGGCCCAGCAACTCGTCGACGCCTGTCCGGGCGTCACCGGCGCCACCGGTGCGGGCCTGTTCCTCGCCGACCACCGCGGCGATCTGCACCTGCTGGCCTCCACCACGGAGGAACCCGCGCTGCTGGACCTGTTGCAGGTGGCGGCGCTCGACGGTCCGGCCCGCCATACCGCGCGCACCGGGCTGCCCACCGCCGTACCCGACCTACGCGACACCAAGCACCGATTTCCCGAATTCTGCGAGCGCGCACTGGATCTGGGCCACCGGTCGGCCGTCGCCCTGCCCCTGCGCCGCGCGTTCGGCATCGGCGCGCTCACCCTGCTCGCCCCCGCCACACTCGACGGCGCCCGCTGCCGCGCCGGCCAGACGCTCGCCGATATGGCCGGCATCGGCATCGTCCAGCACGCCGTGTCGCCGCGGGCGCTGCCGCCGGGGCTCCCCGCGGCGCTGCAGGCCCGCATCGTCGTCGAGCAGGCCAAGGGCGTACTGGCCGAACGCGGCCGGATCGAGATGGCCGAGGCGTTCGTCCGGCTGCGCGGGCACGCCCGCGAGACCGGCCGGCAACTGGCGGAGCTGGCCGCCGCCGTCGTCGACGGCAGCGCCGACACCGACGCCATCCTCGCCTGA
- a CDS encoding NADH-quinone oxidoreductase subunit A, with product MNTEVPTLVLGAIAAAFALFSVLLAAVIGPKRYNRAKLEAYECGIEPTPHAVAGGPGNAAGQRFPVKYYLTAMLFIIFDIEIVFLYPWAVHFDALGVFGLAAMALFLFNVSVAYAYEWRRGGLSWD from the coding sequence GTGAATACCGAGGTGCCGACCCTTGTACTCGGCGCGATCGCGGCGGCGTTCGCGCTGTTCTCCGTCCTGCTGGCGGCCGTCATCGGCCCCAAGCGCTACAACCGAGCCAAACTCGAGGCGTACGAGTGCGGTATCGAGCCGACCCCGCACGCCGTCGCCGGCGGGCCGGGAAACGCCGCCGGACAACGCTTTCCGGTGAAGTACTACCTGACCGCGATGCTGTTCATCATCTTCGACATCGAGATCGTGTTCCTCTACCCGTGGGCGGTGCACTTCGATGCTCTCGGTGTGTTCGGTCTCGCCGCGATGGCGCTGTTCCTCTTCAACGTCTCGGTCGCCTACGCCTACGAGTGGCGGCGCGGCGGGCTGAGCTGGGACTAG
- a CDS encoding CBS domain-containing protein produces the protein MRISEILRRKGAEVVTVAPQAPVRELLAVLAEQNVGAVVVSSDGLSLDGIVSERDVVRRLHAVGAELLDRPVSAIMTAVVHTCSPDDRVESLRPTMTEHRIRHLPVLREGRMVGIVSIGDVVKSAISELQTEREHLEQYLRG, from the coding sequence ATGCGAATTTCGGAGATTCTGCGGAGAAAGGGTGCCGAGGTGGTGACGGTCGCGCCGCAGGCGCCGGTGCGGGAGTTGCTGGCGGTGCTGGCGGAACAGAACGTCGGCGCGGTGGTGGTGTCGTCGGACGGCCTCTCGCTCGATGGCATCGTCTCCGAGCGCGACGTCGTCCGACGACTGCATGCGGTGGGCGCCGAACTGCTGGACCGGCCGGTCTCCGCGATCATGACCGCGGTGGTGCACACCTGTTCGCCCGACGATCGGGTGGAGAGTCTGCGGCCGACGATGACCGAGCACCGCATCCGCCATCTTCCGGTGCTGCGCGAGGGCCGGATGGTGGGCATCGTCAGCATCGGCGACGTGGTGAAGAGCGCCATCTCCGAATTGCAGACCGAACGCGAGCACCTCGAGCAGTATCTGCGCGGCTGA